From a region of the Gossypium raimondii isolate GPD5lz chromosome 10, ASM2569854v1, whole genome shotgun sequence genome:
- the LOC105776942 gene encoding uncharacterized protein LOC105776942 — MAVTVSYVALTCAGETLASMFLSALVNTHLVALNSFTLLVANKPGIKGDHSQNQPKLKDADGEDNDDDNDDGDGGDGEYGDGEEELSSEGGEYGNNGNSEKNNPKKGLGDGATGAEQNGEDEDNEDGDGEDPEDEDEDEDEDDDDDDDGEDEDEEDVEEEENEDEEEEDEDEEALQPPKKRKK; from the exons ATGGCGGTTACGGTTAGTTACGTCGCGCTAACATGCGCCGGTGAAACTCTAGCTTCCATGTTCTTGTCGGCTCTTGTCAATACCCACCTTGTAGCTCTG AACTCCTTTACATTGCTGGTGGCTAACAAACCTGGAATCAAGGGTGACCATTCCCAAAACCAGCCTAAGCTGAAGGACGCTGATGGGGAAGATAATGATGACGACAATGATGATGGCGATGGTGGGGATGGTGAGTATGGAGATGGTGAAGAAGAGCTGTCCTCGGAAGGCGGGGAATATGGCAACAATGGTAATAGCGAGAAGAACAATCCAAAGAAAGGACTGGGAGATGGTGCGACCGGGGCAGAACAAAATGGAGAAGACGAAGACAATGAAGATGGAGATGGTGAAGACCCTGAGGATGAGGATGAGGACGAGGACGAGGATGATGATGACGATGACGATGGAGAGGATGAGGATGAAGAGgatgttgaagaagaagaaaatgaagatgaggaagaagaagatgaagatgaggAAGCCCTGCAGCCACCCAAGAAAAGGAAGAAGTAA
- the LOC105776941 gene encoding uncharacterized protein LOC105776941: protein MALPISRQKSHSLQMETQIIVDPIALRESISSSSSMGETSFNMMLPPIDAPQPDSAVPHPLLPPNPNFFTSTAPTPATSSPRFRSLLSWKNLKSRSHESPRQVDHEVVDDVRHHGQANDDGCRNSINFKCSGLCLFLPGLGKAKAVRPRMRETIGIENDHVTSTRVSLEKFECGSWASSTLIPDHHEDVDGDCVMNHYFDMPLELIQNLGNDAHLPVSAAFVFHNKEIKAFSKYDSTPTAATGRKSYDSAHGFRFSTGRDYDESLFSRA from the coding sequence ATGGCACTTCCCATTTCAAGGCAGAAAAGCCACAGCCTGCAAATGGAGACACAGATAATTGTTGATCCCATAGCCTTGAGAGAATCAATATCATCGTCATCATCCATGGGAGAAACAAGTTTCAACATGATGTTACCTCCCATCGACGCTCCTCAACCCGATTCCGCCGTCCCTCATCCCCTGCTCCCTCCCAACCCCAACTTCTTCACTTCTACCGCCCCAACGCCTGCAACCTCTTCTCCTCGGTTCCGCTCACTTCTGTCGTGGAAGAACTTGAAAAGTCGAAGTCATGAATCTCCTCGACAGGTCGACCACGAGGTGGTTGATGATGTCCGTCACCATGGTCAAGCCAACGACGATGGTTGCCGAAACAGCATCAACTTCAAATGCAGTGGCCTTTGCTTGTTCCTTCCAGGATTGGGTAAAGCAAAGGCAGTGAGGCCAAGAATGAGAGAAACCATTGGCATTGAGAATGATCATGTGACATCAACAAGAGTTTCCCTGGAAAAATTCGAATGCGGGTCCTGGGCTTCATCAACTTTGATACCCGACCACCATGAAGATGTTGATGGAGACTGCGTCATGAATCACTACTTTGATATGCCATTGGAGTTGATCCAAAATCTCGGCAACGATGCCCATTTACCTGTTTCCGCTGCTTTTGTGTTccataataaagaaataaaagcattttcaaaatatgattcAACACCCACAGCAGCAACAGGCAGGAAATCCTACGATTCAGCTCACGGTTTCAGGTTCTCTACGGGCAGAGATTACGATGAATCATTGTTCAGTCGAgcttaa